A region of Pseudomonas sp. Marseille-Q3773 DNA encodes the following proteins:
- a CDS encoding amidase — translation MMPLAIDPIVALDAEALSQAIHARQVSCREVMQAYLVHIERFNPQVNALVSLRPAEVLLAEADERDRELAAGHSRGWMHGMPQAIKDLAATAGLRTTLGSPLFAEQVPGQDAISVARVRASGALIVGKSNVPEFGLGSQTYNRLFGTTTNAYDPALVAGGSSGGAAAALAMRLLPVADGSDMMGSLRNPAAFNNVYGLRPSQGRVPHGPAPELFLQQLATEGPMGRSVVDVARLLSVQAGFDARAPLSLSQGRYDFAAGLQRDFRGVRLGWLGDYEGYLAMDAGVLNLCEAALADFTELGCRVEACQPAFDLAQLWQCWLTHRHFLVHGNLAAAYADPATRALLKPEAQWEVEGGLQLSAAALYQASLDRSAWYRALAKLFERYDFLLLPTAQVFPFDARQRWPTLVGGRAMDTYHRWMEVVIGPTLAGLPSISVPVGFNAAGLPMGLQIIGPAQADHALLQLAYAHEQLTRWVERRPPQRLQMP, via the coding sequence GTGATGCCGCTTGCCATCGACCCAATCGTTGCCCTTGACGCCGAGGCACTGTCCCAGGCCATCCATGCTCGCCAGGTGTCGTGCCGGGAGGTGATGCAGGCCTACCTGGTGCATATCGAACGTTTCAACCCGCAGGTCAATGCGCTGGTGTCGCTGCGCCCGGCCGAGGTGCTGCTGGCCGAGGCCGACGAGCGTGATCGCGAGCTGGCCGCTGGCCATTCGCGCGGCTGGATGCATGGCATGCCCCAGGCGATCAAGGACCTGGCCGCCACTGCGGGGCTGCGCACCACGCTGGGCTCGCCGCTGTTTGCCGAGCAGGTGCCCGGGCAGGACGCGATCAGCGTGGCGCGGGTACGGGCCAGCGGCGCGCTGATTGTCGGCAAGAGCAACGTGCCCGAGTTCGGCCTCGGCTCGCAGACCTACAACCGCCTGTTCGGCACCACCACCAACGCCTACGACCCGGCCCTGGTGGCCGGTGGCAGCAGCGGCGGTGCGGCAGCGGCGCTGGCCATGCGCCTGCTGCCGGTCGCCGACGGCAGTGACATGATGGGCTCGCTGCGCAACCCGGCGGCGTTCAACAACGTGTATGGCCTGCGCCCGTCGCAAGGCCGGGTGCCCCATGGACCGGCGCCGGAACTGTTCCTGCAGCAGCTGGCCACCGAGGGGCCGATGGGGCGTAGCGTGGTGGATGTGGCCCGGCTGTTGTCGGTGCAGGCAGGCTTTGACGCGCGCGCGCCATTGTCGCTGAGCCAGGGTCGGTATGATTTTGCTGCGGGCTTGCAGCGTGATTTTCGTGGTGTGCGGCTCGGCTGGCTGGGCGACTACGAGGGCTACCTGGCGATGGACGCCGGGGTGCTGAACCTGTGTGAAGCGGCACTGGCGGACTTCACTGAACTGGGGTGCCGGGTCGAAGCCTGCCAGCCGGCGTTCGACCTGGCGCAATTGTGGCAATGCTGGCTGACCCATCGCCACTTCCTGGTGCACGGCAACCTGGCGGCGGCCTATGCCGACCCGGCCACGCGCGCCCTGCTCAAGCCCGAGGCGCAGTGGGAAGTGGAGGGCGGCCTGCAGCTGAGCGCAGCGGCGCTGTACCAGGCTTCGCTGGACCGCAGCGCCTGGTACCGCGCGCTGGCCAAGCTGTTCGAGCGTTACGATTTCCTGCTGTTGCCAACGGCCCAGGTGTTCCCTTTCGATGCACGGCAGCGGTGGCCGACGCTGGTCGGCGGGCGGGCGATGGACACCTATCACCGCTGGATGGAAGTGGTGATCGGGCCAACCCTGGCCGGTTTGCCGAGCATCAGCGTGCCGGTCGGTTTCAATGCCGCCGGGCTGCCCATGGGCCTGCAGATCATCGGCCCGGCCCAGGCCGACCATGCGCTGCTGCAGCTGGCCTACGCCCACGAACAGCTCACCCGCTGGGTCGAGCGACGCCCACCTCAGCGCCTGCAAATGCCATGA
- a CDS encoding HAD family phosphatase has protein sequence MLTALLFDLDGTLTDTDTLHLQAFRQLLHEHDGRELSQAQFAAQVSGRANGELFAELFVGASAEQCRALAERKEALFRDLSPSLEPMPGLLRLLEHARAHALGLCVVTNAPRLNAEHMLGAMGLGRHFEHVLVAEELARPKPDPLPYLTGLQRLGAEAGQALAFEDSLPGVAAASGAGIFTVGVATTQTPERLLAAGAGLVIDDFNDPALWALIKARQ, from the coding sequence ATGCTGACTGCCCTGCTGTTCGACCTCGACGGAACCCTCACCGACACCGACACCCTGCACCTGCAGGCGTTTCGCCAGCTGCTGCACGAGCACGACGGCCGCGAACTGAGCCAGGCACAGTTCGCGGCCCAGGTCAGCGGCCGCGCCAATGGCGAGCTGTTCGCCGAGCTGTTTGTCGGCGCCAGTGCCGAGCAATGCCGGGCACTGGCCGAGCGCAAGGAGGCGCTGTTCCGCGACCTGTCGCCCAGCCTGGAGCCGATGCCCGGCCTGCTGCGCCTGCTGGAACATGCCCGCGCGCATGCGCTGGGACTGTGCGTGGTGACCAACGCACCGCGGCTCAATGCCGAACACATGCTGGGCGCCATGGGCCTGGGCCGGCATTTCGAGCACGTGCTGGTGGCCGAGGAACTGGCGCGGCCCAAGCCCGACCCGCTGCCCTACCTGACCGGGCTGCAGCGCTTGGGGGCCGAGGCCGGGCAGGCCCTGGCCTTCGAGGACTCGCTGCCAGGGGTGGCGGCGGCGAGTGGTGCAGGGATCTTCACCGTAGGCGTGGCCACGACCCAGACGCCAGAGCGGTTGCTGGCAGCGGGGGCCGGGTTGGTCATTGACGACTTCAACGACCCGGCGTTGTGGGCGTTGATCAAGGCCAGGCAATGA
- a CDS encoding helix-turn-helix domain-containing protein yields MGITADTGGVRSVERALAIVDLLGEHQALGLEELHYLTALPKATVSRMLATLQEQGWVYRGLSDRRYRLSARRLFGDRQLRFKRRLVESAAPMLLELSERTGLVADLSCFDGERLEVMESAVPQVLRKRYPHTCQIVGHHASLFHSAMGRACLGELAEAEVQRLAAHERLGDEALLRDIEEEANKGFGQRTEGHWEYPVRLPFLIRAIALPVHAEGRLAGSIALHWPLDQAPVERVSSLHLGSLATTVGEVQRALAV; encoded by the coding sequence ATGGGAATCACGGCAGATACGGGCGGTGTGCGTTCGGTGGAAAGGGCGCTGGCCATCGTCGACCTGCTGGGCGAACACCAGGCACTGGGCCTGGAAGAACTGCACTACCTGACGGCGCTGCCCAAGGCCACGGTATCGCGCATGCTGGCCACCCTGCAGGAGCAGGGCTGGGTCTACCGTGGCCTCAGCGACCGGCGTTACCGCCTGAGCGCCCGGCGCCTGTTCGGCGACCGCCAGTTGCGCTTCAAGCGGCGCCTGGTGGAAAGCGCCGCGCCCATGCTGCTGGAGCTGAGCGAGCGCACCGGGCTGGTCGCCGACCTGTCGTGCTTCGACGGTGAGCGCCTGGAAGTGATGGAGAGTGCTGTTCCCCAGGTATTGCGCAAGCGCTACCCGCACACCTGCCAGATCGTCGGCCACCATGCCAGCCTGTTTCACTCGGCGATGGGCCGGGCATGCCTGGGCGAGTTGGCAGAGGCTGAAGTACAGCGCCTGGCGGCCCACGAGCGGCTAGGCGACGAGGCGCTGCTGCGGGATATTGAGGAAGAGGCGAACAAAGGGTTTGGCCAACGAACCGAAGGGCACTGGGAATACCCGGTGCGCTTGCCGTTCCTGATCCGTGCGATTGCCTTGCCGGTGCATGCCGAAGGGCGCCTGGCCGGCAGCATCGCCTTGCACTGGCCATTGGACCAGGCACCGGTGGAGCGGGTGTCGAGCCTGCATCTGGGCAGCCTGGCGACAACGGTGGGCGAAGTGCAGCGGGCCTTGGCGGTTTGA
- a CDS encoding DNA polymerase Y family protein: MLWACILFPQLALDTVLRERDDPDTPLVLLDGPAQRRVLQAVNPAAAALGLRAGQTLTAARALAEGFSCVEADPRRIDQVQQLLAAWAYRFSAQVSLHYPRALLLEVGSSLQLFGPWPAFEARLRQELAELGLRQRIVLASNPVAARMLANGHDGLAVGDADATRAALLGMPIERIGLPAPAAEAFARMGLRQLGQVLALPRDTLARRFAAQVQLHLDQLLGLRNLGLAFYQPPDRFETRLELNFDVESHQALLFPLRRMLNDLAAFLAGRDCGVQRFCLHLEHADGPDTLLKVGLLAAERDATMLFELARGRLEPLRIAAPVRNLRLVAEDLPPFVPQHQALFDPRAQQAQPWEQLRERLRARLGDDAVKSLSVAADHRPECAWQRVEQGGPGSLPVAPGSRPGWLLAAPMRLDETGYRVQGHAERIESGWWDGGDVRRDYYRIETRDGLRGWAYRDLSQAGPLWLQGWFA; encoded by the coding sequence ATGCTCTGGGCCTGCATCCTGTTTCCGCAACTGGCGCTGGATACGGTCCTGCGTGAGCGTGACGACCCCGACACCCCCTTGGTCCTGCTTGACGGACCGGCCCAACGCCGGGTGCTGCAGGCGGTCAACCCGGCTGCGGCCGCACTCGGCTTGCGTGCCGGGCAAACCCTGACCGCCGCACGCGCCCTGGCCGAGGGTTTCAGTTGTGTCGAAGCCGACCCCAGGCGCATCGACCAGGTGCAGCAGTTGCTGGCGGCCTGGGCCTACCGCTTCAGTGCCCAGGTCAGCCTGCACTACCCACGCGCGCTGTTGCTGGAGGTGGGCTCCAGCTTGCAGCTGTTCGGCCCCTGGCCGGCGTTCGAGGCGCGCCTGCGTCAGGAACTGGCGGAGCTGGGGCTGCGCCAACGCATCGTCCTGGCCAGCAACCCAGTGGCGGCGCGCATGCTCGCCAACGGCCACGACGGCCTGGCCGTCGGCGATGCCGATGCCACCCGGGCGGCGCTGCTGGGCATGCCGATCGAGCGTATCGGCCTGCCGGCGCCGGCTGCCGAGGCCTTTGCGCGCATGGGCCTGCGCCAGTTGGGCCAGGTCCTGGCCTTGCCCCGCGATACCTTGGCCAGGCGTTTTGCGGCCCAGGTGCAGTTGCACCTTGACCAGTTGCTTGGCCTGCGCAACCTGGGCCTGGCCTTCTACCAGCCACCCGACCGTTTCGAAACCCGGCTGGAGCTGAACTTCGACGTCGAATCACACCAGGCCCTGCTGTTCCCGTTGCGGCGCATGCTCAACGACCTGGCCGCATTCCTCGCCGGGCGTGACTGCGGGGTGCAGCGGTTCTGCCTGCACCTGGAGCACGCCGACGGGCCGGACACCTTGCTCAAGGTGGGCCTGCTGGCCGCCGAACGCGATGCCACGATGCTGTTCGAGCTGGCACGCGGGCGCCTGGAACCGCTGCGCATCGCCGCGCCGGTGCGCAACCTGCGGCTGGTGGCGGAGGACCTGCCACCGTTCGTGCCGCAGCACCAGGCGTTGTTCGACCCACGGGCGCAACAGGCGCAACCCTGGGAGCAACTGCGTGAACGGCTGCGCGCGCGCCTCGGCGATGACGCGGTCAAGAGCCTGAGCGTGGCCGCCGACCACCGCCCCGAATGCGCCTGGCAGCGGGTAGAGCAGGGCGGCCCGGGCAGTTTGCCGGTGGCCCCTGGCAGCCGCCCGGGCTGGTTGCTGGCGGCACCGATGAGGCTGGACGAAACCGGCTACCGCGTGCAGGGCCATGCCGAGCGTATCGAGTCGGGCTGGTGGGATGGCGGCGACGTGCGCCGTGACTACTACCGTATCGAAACCCGTGATGGCCTGCGTGGCTGGGCCTACCGTGACCTGAGCCAGGCTGGCCCGTTGTGGCTGCAAGGCTGGTTCGCATGA
- the lexA gene encoding transcriptional repressor LexA, which translates to MCSMDTLTPKRRAIFDFIRERIADHGQPPSLADIATRFGFASRSVARKHITALCQAGYIDVTPNQARGIRLAEPLRRPEILEVPVLGQVAAGAPIGPDLDIHEQLLLDPSLFRRTPDYLLKVRGDSMIDDGIFDGDLVGILQQADARDGQIVVARLDGEVTIKRLQRHGRGYRLLPRNPAYAPIDVRPEQEFFIEGVFCGLLRRD; encoded by the coding sequence ATGTGCTCCATGGATACTCTGACCCCCAAACGCCGCGCGATCTTCGACTTCATCCGCGAGCGCATCGCCGACCACGGCCAGCCACCGAGCCTGGCCGATATCGCCACGCGCTTCGGCTTTGCCTCGCGCAGCGTCGCCCGCAAGCACATCACCGCCCTGTGCCAGGCCGGCTACATCGATGTCACGCCGAACCAGGCGCGCGGCATCCGCCTGGCCGAACCGCTGCGCCGGCCGGAAATCCTCGAAGTACCGGTGCTGGGCCAGGTGGCGGCAGGCGCCCCCATCGGCCCGGACCTCGACATCCACGAGCAGTTGCTGCTCGACCCCAGCCTGTTCCGCCGTACCCCCGACTACCTGCTGAAGGTGCGTGGCGACTCGATGATCGACGACGGCATCTTCGACGGCGACCTGGTCGGCATCCTGCAGCAGGCCGATGCTCGCGACGGGCAGATCGTGGTCGCGCGCCTGGACGGTGAAGTGACCATCAAGCGCCTGCAGCGCCATGGCCGCGGTTACCGGCTGTTGCCGCGCAACCCGGCTTATGCGCCCATCGATGTGCGGCCTGAACAGGAGTTCTTCATCGAAGGCGTATTCTGCGGCTTGCTGAGGCGTGACTGA
- the imuA gene encoding translesion DNA synthesis-associated protein ImuA — translation MGAVVDLDRLLDQRRVWRGRQAQARPQGLQPTGHAALDGRLPEGGWPAAALSELLLASPGCGELQLLWPTLARLSADAGRVVLVAPPFIPYAPAWQAAGVDLRWLVQVDAEPADALWAAEQCLRSGSCAAVLCWPERADDRALRRLQVAAETGQALAFACRPQQAAHNPSPAALRIAVDTRPAQWRVLKSRGGMPPALPIACPGRG, via the coding sequence ATGGGCGCGGTGGTCGATCTCGACCGGCTGCTCGACCAGCGCCGGGTATGGCGCGGCCGGCAGGCCCAGGCGCGGCCACAGGGGCTGCAGCCCACCGGCCATGCCGCCCTCGACGGACGCCTGCCGGAAGGTGGTTGGCCGGCAGCGGCCCTCAGCGAACTGTTGCTGGCCAGCCCCGGCTGTGGCGAATTGCAATTGCTGTGGCCAACGCTGGCGCGCCTGAGTGCTGATGCTGGCCGGGTGGTGCTGGTGGCTCCGCCCTTCATTCCTTACGCCCCGGCCTGGCAGGCTGCCGGGGTGGACCTGCGCTGGCTGGTGCAGGTGGACGCCGAACCTGCCGATGCCTTGTGGGCGGCCGAACAGTGCCTGCGCTCCGGCAGTTGTGCGGCGGTGCTGTGCTGGCCGGAACGTGCCGATGACCGCGCCCTGCGGCGCTTGCAGGTGGCCGCCGAAACCGGCCAGGCACTGGCCTTTGCCTGCCGGCCGCAACAGGCAGCGCACAACCCTTCACCCGCCGCGCTGCGCATTGCCGTCGACACCCGCCCGGCGCAGTGGCGTGTGCTGAAAAGCCGGGGCGGCATGCCACCGGCGCTGCCCATCGCCTGCCCGGGGCGGGGCTGA
- a CDS encoding error-prone DNA polymerase — protein sequence MNAPGYAELHCLSNFSFQRGASSADELFRRAREQGYQALAITDECTLAGIVRAWQAAKEHQLQLIVGSEVQLQDGPRLVLLVQDLAGYQNLCALITRARRRAQKGEYQLFRDDLQQHHQGLLALWVADDSGDTAPGQWLYSVFAERLWLAVHLHRGSDDALHLERMRSLAARVGIRAVACGDVHMHVRGRRALQDCMTAIRQHCQVAEAGRFLFANGERHLRSQAQLGELYPADLLAETLAIAARCRFELSELKYQYPRELVPEGHTPASWLRALCEQGLPLRWPGGASGQVREVLAKELALIEELGYESYFLTVHDIVAFARRQGILCQGRGSAANSVVCFVLGITELAPMQPRLLFERFLSRERNEPPDIDVDFEHDRREEVIQYVFRRYGRHRAALTAVVNTYHAAGAVRDVARVLGLPADQVDALAKCCGRWSDRIPDDQRLAEAGFEAGSPSLRRVLVLAGELIGFPRHLSQHPGGFVISQQPLDELVPVENAAMPERTVIQWDKDDLDMVGLLKVDVLALGMLSALRRCFDLLQRHRGRHLTLATIPGEDPATYAMISRAETMGVFQIESRAQMAMLPRLRPVTFYDLVIEVAIVRPGPIQGDMVHPYLRRRLKQEPVTYPSPQLKAVFERTLGVPLFQEQVMELAMVAADYSPGEADQLRRSMAAWKRHGGLEPHRERLVQGMLRNGYALAFAERIFEQIKGFGSYGFPESHAASFALLCYASSWLKCHEPAIFTCALVNSWPMGFYSPDQLLQEARRQGIEVRPVDVCHSDWDCTLEPDAGEALAIRMGLRLVRGLAEADARRLMQARAQRAWRDVEDVCLRAGLDARARAHLADAGALRALARDRHQARWQVAAVQPQLPLFADVDAVPEGDVELPVPSVAENLMADYQTLGTTLGPHPLALLRSRLRALGCRSSHELQGVEHGDNIAVAGLVVGRQRPQTASGVTFVTLEDEHGMLNVVVWRDLAERQRRALVGSQLLKVSGRLEQENGVRHLIARRLEDVSPLLQGLDVRSRDFH from the coding sequence ATGAACGCCCCGGGTTATGCCGAGCTGCATTGCCTGTCCAACTTCAGCTTCCAGCGCGGCGCGTCGAGTGCCGACGAGCTGTTCCGCCGTGCGCGCGAGCAGGGCTACCAGGCCCTGGCGATCACCGACGAATGCACCCTGGCCGGCATCGTCCGGGCGTGGCAGGCGGCCAAGGAGCACCAGCTGCAGCTGATCGTGGGCAGTGAAGTCCAGCTGCAGGACGGCCCCAGGCTGGTGCTGCTGGTGCAGGACCTGGCGGGCTACCAGAACCTCTGCGCACTGATCACCCGCGCCCGGCGGCGCGCGCAGAAGGGCGAATACCAGCTGTTTCGCGATGACCTGCAGCAGCACCACCAGGGCCTGCTGGCCCTGTGGGTGGCCGATGACAGCGGCGATACCGCCCCGGGACAGTGGCTGTACAGCGTGTTCGCTGAGCGCCTGTGGCTGGCCGTGCACCTGCACCGTGGCAGTGACGATGCCCTGCACCTCGAACGCATGCGCAGCCTGGCGGCCAGGGTCGGCATCCGTGCCGTGGCCTGCGGCGACGTGCACATGCACGTGCGCGGCCGCCGCGCCTTGCAGGATTGCATGACCGCCATCCGCCAGCACTGCCAGGTGGCCGAGGCCGGGCGCTTTCTGTTTGCCAATGGCGAGCGGCACCTGCGCAGCCAGGCGCAACTGGGCGAACTCTATCCCGCCGACCTGCTGGCCGAGACCTTGGCCATCGCTGCGCGCTGCCGGTTCGAGCTGAGCGAGTTGAAATACCAGTACCCACGCGAACTGGTGCCTGAGGGCCATACCCCGGCGAGCTGGCTGCGGGCACTGTGCGAGCAGGGGTTGCCGTTGCGCTGGCCGGGCGGGGCGAGTGGCCAGGTACGGGAAGTGCTGGCCAAGGAGCTGGCGCTGATCGAGGAGCTGGGCTACGAGAGCTATTTCCTGACCGTGCACGACATCGTCGCCTTCGCCCGCAGGCAGGGGATTCTTTGCCAGGGCCGGGGGTCGGCGGCCAACTCGGTGGTGTGTTTCGTCCTCGGCATCACCGAACTCGCCCCCATGCAACCCCGCCTGCTGTTCGAGCGTTTCCTCTCGCGCGAGCGCAACGAGCCGCCGGATATCGACGTGGACTTCGAGCATGACCGCCGCGAGGAAGTGATCCAGTATGTGTTCCGCCGCTATGGCCGGCACCGGGCGGCACTCACCGCGGTGGTCAACACCTACCATGCCGCGGGTGCGGTGCGGGATGTGGCGCGGGTGCTGGGGTTGCCCGCCGACCAGGTGGATGCCCTGGCCAAGTGCTGTGGCCGCTGGAGCGATCGCATACCTGATGACCAGCGCCTGGCCGAGGCCGGTTTCGAGGCGGGCAGCCCTTCGTTGCGGCGGGTGCTGGTGCTGGCCGGTGAGTTGATCGGCTTCCCCCGGCACCTGTCGCAGCACCCGGGCGGTTTCGTCATTTCGCAGCAACCCCTGGACGAACTGGTGCCGGTGGAAAATGCCGCGATGCCGGAGCGTACGGTGATCCAGTGGGACAAGGACGACCTGGACATGGTCGGCCTGCTCAAGGTCGACGTACTGGCATTGGGCATGCTCAGCGCCCTGCGCCGTTGCTTCGACCTGTTGCAACGCCACCGTGGCCGGCACTTGACCCTGGCGACCATTCCCGGCGAAGACCCGGCCACCTACGCGATGATCAGCCGCGCCGAGACCATGGGCGTGTTCCAGATCGAGTCGCGCGCGCAGATGGCCATGCTGCCTCGGCTGCGCCCGGTAACCTTCTATGACCTGGTCATCGAGGTGGCGATTGTCCGCCCCGGGCCGATCCAGGGGGACATGGTCCACCCTTACCTGCGTCGGCGCCTGAAGCAGGAGCCGGTGACCTACCCCTCGCCGCAGCTCAAGGCCGTGTTCGAACGCACCCTGGGGGTGCCGTTGTTCCAGGAGCAGGTGATGGAGCTGGCCATGGTCGCCGCTGACTACAGCCCCGGCGAGGCCGACCAGTTGCGCCGCAGCATGGCCGCGTGGAAGCGTCATGGCGGCCTGGAGCCGCACCGCGAGCGGCTGGTGCAGGGCATGTTGCGCAATGGTTACGCGCTGGCGTTTGCCGAGCGCATCTTCGAGCAGATCAAGGGCTTTGGCAGCTACGGCTTCCCGGAATCGCACGCGGCCAGCTTTGCCTTGCTGTGTTATGCCAGCAGCTGGCTCAAGTGCCATGAACCGGCAATCTTCACCTGTGCACTGGTCAACAGCTGGCCCATGGGTTTCTACAGCCCCGACCAGTTGCTGCAAGAGGCCCGGCGCCAGGGCATCGAGGTCAGGCCGGTGGATGTCTGCCACAGTGATTGGGACTGCACGCTAGAGCCTGACGCGGGCGAGGCCCTGGCCATTCGCATGGGGTTGCGCCTGGTGCGTGGTCTGGCCGAGGCCGATGCCAGGCGCCTGATGCAGGCGAGGGCGCAACGGGCATGGCGCGATGTCGAGGACGTGTGCTTGCGCGCCGGGCTCGACGCGCGTGCCCGCGCCCACCTGGCCGATGCCGGCGCGCTGCGCGCCTTGGCCCGCGATCGCCATCAGGCGCGCTGGCAGGTGGCGGCGGTGCAGCCGCAACTGCCCTTGTTCGCCGACGTTGACGCTGTGCCGGAAGGTGACGTCGAACTGCCTGTCCCCAGCGTGGCAGAGAACCTGATGGCCGATTACCAGACCCTGGGTACCACGCTTGGGCCGCATCCGTTGGCCTTGTTGCGCTCACGCCTGAGGGCGCTGGGCTGTCGCAGTTCGCATGAACTGCAAGGTGTCGAACATGGCGACAACATTGCCGTGGCCGGGCTGGTGGTCGGCCGCCAGCGGCCCCAGACGGCCAGTGGCGTGACCTTCGTCACCCTGGAGGACGAGCACGGCATGCTCAATGTCGTGGTATGGCGCGACCTGGCCGAGCGGCAGCGGCGGGCGCTGGTGGGGTCGCAGTTGCTCAAGGTCAGCGGGCGGCTGGAGCAGGAGAATGGCGTGCGCCATCTGATAGCACGGCGACTGGAGGATGTGAGCCCGCTGTTGCAAGGGCTGGATGTACGCAGCCGGGATTTCCATTGA
- a CDS encoding aldo/keto reductase, with amino-acid sequence MRYVTLAGSSVPAIGQGTWYMGEDPGCRAAEVAALQQGIELGLSLIDTAEMYAEGGAETVVGQAIAGRRDQVFLVSKVYPHNASRRGMAAACERSLARLGTDCIDLYLLHWRGQHPLAETVEAFERLREQGKIRRWGVSNFDVDDLRELHNPDCATNQVLYNPAQRGIEFDLLPWCEQRALPIMAYCPLAQAGRLLQHPVLAQVGERHGATAAQVSLAWVTRNDGVIAIPKAVAPEHVRLNAAAASLTLTSEDLRALDRAFPPPTRKQRLAMV; translated from the coding sequence ATGCGTTACGTGACACTGGCAGGTTCGAGCGTTCCGGCCATCGGCCAGGGCACCTGGTACATGGGTGAAGATCCAGGCTGCCGGGCAGCCGAGGTGGCGGCCCTGCAACAAGGCATCGAGCTTGGCCTGAGCCTGATCGATACCGCTGAGATGTATGCCGAAGGCGGCGCGGAAACGGTCGTTGGCCAGGCCATTGCCGGGCGCCGGGACCAGGTGTTCCTGGTCAGCAAGGTCTACCCGCACAATGCCAGCCGGCGCGGCATGGCAGCCGCCTGCGAACGCAGCCTCGCGCGCCTGGGCACCGACTGCATCGATCTGTACCTGCTGCACTGGCGCGGCCAGCACCCTCTGGCAGAAACCGTCGAAGCCTTCGAGCGCTTGCGCGAGCAAGGCAAGATCAGGCGCTGGGGCGTGTCCAACTTCGATGTCGACGACCTGCGCGAATTGCACAACCCCGATTGCGCGACCAACCAGGTGTTGTACAACCCGGCCCAGCGCGGCATCGAGTTCGACCTGTTGCCGTGGTGCGAACAGCGCGCCCTGCCGATCATGGCTTACTGCCCGCTAGCCCAGGCCGGGCGCCTGTTGCAGCACCCGGTGCTGGCGCAGGTCGGCGAACGGCACGGTGCCACAGCAGCCCAGGTCAGCCTGGCCTGGGTGACCCGCAATGACGGGGTGATCGCCATCCCCAAGGCGGTAGCACCCGAGCATGTGCGGCTGAATGCAGCGGCGGCTTCACTGACCTTGACCAGCGAAGACCTGCGGGCGTTAGACCGCGCGTTCCCACCGCCGACGCGCAAGCAACGGCTGGCGATGGTGTAG
- a CDS encoding LysR family transcriptional regulator: MLIDEELTLKKLETFLAFMRTGNLGRAAAELATSAVSVHRAIHSLESALRCPLFKHEGRQLIPLESAYVLEKKARQLIQDAEQMVRQTREAAGFYAERFRLGALYSLTVKTVPKLVMGLKLRRSELNIDLTLGSNVDLLQRLKNHELEAILVSLDESVTDPACAQLPLFSDDIFLAVPTDSPFAGQAEVDLADLADSTFITLTQGFATHRDGARVFQQAGFEPKVAMQVNDIFTLLSMVSSGVGFALLPGRIAAVYENRVRLIALKPQYRVQQHIGVVFLKAREREPNLLALLAECRMYSLER; encoded by the coding sequence ATGCTCATCGACGAAGAACTGACCCTCAAGAAGCTGGAAACCTTCCTCGCCTTCATGCGCACCGGCAACCTTGGCCGCGCCGCGGCCGAGCTGGCGACCAGCGCCGTCAGCGTGCACCGCGCCATCCATTCGCTGGAAAGCGCGCTGCGCTGCCCGCTGTTCAAGCACGAAGGTCGCCAGTTGATCCCGCTGGAAAGCGCCTATGTACTGGAAAAGAAAGCCCGCCAGTTGATCCAGGACGCCGAGCAGATGGTGCGCCAGACGCGTGAGGCTGCCGGTTTCTATGCCGAGCGCTTCCGCCTGGGGGCACTCTACTCGCTGACGGTGAAAACCGTGCCCAAGCTGGTCATGGGCCTGAAGCTGCGCCGCAGCGAACTCAATATCGACCTGACCCTGGGCTCCAACGTCGACCTGCTGCAACGCCTGAAGAACCATGAGTTGGAGGCCATTCTCGTTTCGCTCGACGAAAGCGTCACCGACCCGGCCTGCGCACAGTTGCCGCTGTTTTCAGACGACATCTTCCTCGCCGTCCCCACCGACTCGCCTTTCGCCGGGCAGGCCGAGGTGGACCTGGCCGACCTGGCCGACTCCACCTTCATCACCCTGACCCAAGGCTTCGCCACCCACCGCGATGGCGCACGGGTGTTCCAGCAGGCCGGCTTCGAGCCCAAGGTGGCCATGCAGGTGAACGACATCTTCACCCTGCTGAGCATGGTCAGCTCGGGCGTGGGCTTTGCCCTGCTGCCCGGACGCATTGCGGCGGTGTACGAAAACCGGGTCAGGTTGATCGCCCTGAAGCCGCAGTATCGCGTGCAGCAGCATATCGGTGTGGTGTTTCTGAAGGCGCGCGAGCGCGAGCCGAACCTGCTGGCGCTGTTGGCGGAATGCCGGATGTACAGCCTGGAGCGTTGA